Proteins from a single region of Limosilactobacillus fermentum:
- a CDS encoding sucrose-specific PTS transporter subunit IIBC, whose translation MDHKQVATDVIKAIGADNIVAAAHCATRLRLVLKDDEAIDQKALDNNDGVKGTFKTNGQYQVIIGPGDVNNVYDELIKQTGLKEVSTEDLKQIAAKNQKFNPVMAFIKLLSDIFVPIIPALVAGGLLMALDNVLVSQGLFGPKSVVQMFPAIKGLEGMVNVMSAAPYVFLPILVGVSGAKRFGANQFLGAVVGMMMTAPALAEGGAWHLFGFTVNIQSYTGQVIPALAAVWILSIFEKWFHKKLPSAVDFTFTPLLSVILTGFITFIVVGPVMKELSDLITNGIVWLYSTLGFVGTGIFGAIYSPIVLTGLHQSFPAIETQLVTAYKSGTGYGDFIFVVASMANVAQGAATTAVYFLTKNEKMKGLSSSAAVSALLGITEPALFGVNLKLKFPFFCALIGSATAATLAGLFHVIAVSMGSAGFIGFLSIGAKSIPFYLLCELVSFVVAFTITFLYGKTHNHLVNPVVEAADADAVDATTQANEAVATVASANQPSGEAAKTETLGAPVSGTAEDLSQVNDEVFSQKMMGDGAAIVPSDGTIVAPADGEITVAYATKHAYGLTSTDGAEILIHIGLDTVNLKGDHFTSNVAQGQKVKKGDVLGTVDLDAVKAAGYDTTTMIVITNTANYSAVKQLADGTVQAGDDLIAVVGKN comes from the coding sequence ATGGATCACAAGCAAGTCGCTACCGATGTCATCAAGGCCATCGGGGCAGATAATATTGTTGCGGCGGCCCATTGTGCCACTCGGTTGAGATTAGTCCTTAAAGACGATGAGGCCATCGATCAAAAGGCCCTCGACAACAACGACGGCGTCAAGGGGACCTTCAAGACTAACGGCCAGTACCAGGTCATCATCGGACCTGGGGACGTTAACAACGTTTATGACGAGCTGATCAAGCAGACTGGGCTCAAGGAAGTTTCGACCGAAGACTTGAAGCAAATCGCGGCCAAGAACCAAAAGTTCAACCCCGTGATGGCCTTCATTAAGTTGCTGTCGGACATCTTCGTGCCAATCATTCCGGCCCTGGTTGCCGGAGGTCTGTTGATGGCCTTAGATAACGTTTTAGTTTCCCAAGGTCTGTTCGGGCCAAAGTCGGTCGTCCAAATGTTCCCGGCCATCAAGGGGCTGGAAGGAATGGTCAACGTTATGTCGGCCGCTCCGTACGTCTTCTTGCCGATTCTAGTGGGGGTTTCCGGGGCTAAGCGCTTCGGGGCCAACCAATTCTTGGGGGCCGTAGTCGGGATGATGATGACGGCGCCGGCCTTGGCAGAGGGGGGTGCATGGCACCTCTTCGGTTTTACCGTTAACATCCAATCTTACACTGGGCAAGTGATCCCGGCCTTAGCCGCCGTTTGGATCCTGTCAATCTTTGAAAAGTGGTTCCACAAGAAGTTACCATCCGCGGTTGACTTCACCTTTACGCCACTGCTGTCAGTCATCTTAACGGGGTTCATCACCTTTATCGTGGTTGGACCAGTTATGAAGGAACTATCAGACTTAATCACTAACGGGATCGTTTGGCTTTACTCGACCCTCGGCTTTGTCGGGACCGGGATCTTCGGGGCCATCTACTCGCCAATCGTTTTGACGGGGCTCCACCAATCCTTCCCAGCCATCGAAACTCAGCTGGTGACCGCCTACAAGAGCGGGACTGGTTACGGGGACTTTATCTTCGTCGTTGCTTCCATGGCTAACGTTGCCCAGGGGGCTGCCACGACCGCCGTTTACTTCTTAACCAAGAACGAAAAGATGAAGGGGCTTTCTAGTTCCGCCGCCGTTTCCGCCTTACTGGGGATTACGGAACCAGCCCTCTTCGGGGTTAACTTGAAGCTCAAGTTCCCATTCTTCTGTGCCTTGATCGGGTCTGCGACCGCCGCTACTCTAGCCGGTCTCTTCCACGTCATCGCCGTTTCGATGGGGTCGGCCGGGTTCATTGGGTTCTTATCCATCGGAGCCAAGTCAATTCCGTTCTACCTGCTGTGTGAACTCGTTTCCTTCGTGGTGGCCTTCACCATCACCTTCCTTTACGGGAAGACGCACAATCACTTGGTAAACCCGGTTGTTGAAGCAGCCGACGCTGATGCAGTTGATGCTACGACCCAAGCAAACGAAGCCGTAGCAACTGTTGCTAGTGCTAACCAACCAAGTGGTGAAGCCGCTAAGACCGAAACGCTGGGCGCACCCGTAAGTGGGACCGCTGAAGATTTGAGTCAAGTTAACGACGAGGTCTTCTCCCAAAAGATGATGGGGGACGGGGCCGCCATCGTTCCAAGTGACGGGACGATTGTCGCACCGGCCGACGGTGAGATCACGGTGGCCTACGCCACGAAGCACGCCTACGGTTTAACCAGTACGGACGGTGCCGAGATCTTGATTCACATCGGTTTGGACACCGTTAACTTAAAGGGTGACCACTTCACTTCCAACGTAGCGCAGGGTCAAAAAGTCAAGAAGGGTGACGTTTTGGGCACCGTTGACCTTGATGCCGTTAAGGCAGCCGGCTACGACACCACGACCATGATTGTAATTACCAACACCGCTAACTACAGTGCCGTTAAACAGCTCGCTGACGGGACGGTTCAGGCCGGAGATGACCTGATCGCCGTCGTTGGTAAAAACTAA
- a CDS encoding DUF2252 domain-containing protein — MLVTDLFNQNQLSPHLSKQALFDLGVARQQAVPSRELAAYVPVDRNPLDLIAATESQMLPDLLALRHQRMGVSPFTFFRGTAELMEHDLAEQSHSGIQVIISGDAHVNNYGFYASPERKLLFGLNDFDEARIGNWEDDLKRLLVSTYLAGQSNGFSERDLLPILTNVTRTYRHGVKYANALTLPERFYFSYEIHDMMATIDRISDDQPHKISTILEKILKKSPQKNSEQVIAKLTTADEEGRRYFIEQAPRAKRVPQAIKDQLIRGYHRYLKNTREDVRVYLTNFTVDDVIRYAVGVGSFGTHCYLMLLSGNDGSHLVLQIKEALPLRASLTSLSSDRDLRLAQERSAGRRIVTAQKTLQSASDPFLGASHFGHRSYYFRQFRDMKESIDVAKLDLESFGIYTATCAFLLAIAHFQSPTAPMIAGYLHHQKPVDDTLADWAVQYAGQVNRDYQIFINY, encoded by the coding sequence ATGCTCGTTACCGATCTCTTCAACCAAAACCAGCTCAGCCCCCACCTCTCCAAGCAGGCCCTCTTTGACCTGGGGGTGGCGCGCCAGCAGGCCGTTCCGAGCCGCGAACTGGCCGCCTACGTGCCGGTCGATCGCAACCCCTTGGACCTGATTGCGGCGACCGAATCGCAGATGCTCCCCGACCTCTTGGCGCTGCGCCACCAGCGAATGGGCGTCTCGCCCTTTACATTCTTTCGTGGCACCGCCGAGCTGATGGAACACGACCTAGCCGAACAGAGCCACAGCGGCATCCAAGTGATCATTTCCGGCGACGCCCACGTCAACAACTACGGCTTTTACGCCTCGCCGGAACGTAAGCTCTTGTTTGGCCTGAATGATTTTGACGAAGCCCGGATTGGTAACTGGGAAGACGACCTCAAACGCCTCTTGGTTTCCACCTACCTGGCTGGTCAGTCCAACGGCTTTTCGGAACGCGACCTCTTGCCGATCCTCACCAACGTAACCAGGACCTACCGCCACGGGGTCAAATACGCCAACGCCCTGACCTTGCCGGAGCGCTTCTACTTCTCCTACGAGATCCATGACATGATGGCGACGATCGACCGGATCAGCGACGATCAACCCCACAAGATCAGCACCATCTTGGAAAAGATTCTCAAGAAGAGTCCCCAGAAAAACTCCGAACAGGTCATCGCCAAGCTGACGACCGCGGATGAAGAGGGGCGCCGCTACTTTATCGAACAAGCGCCACGAGCCAAGCGTGTTCCCCAAGCCATCAAGGACCAACTGATCCGGGGCTACCACCGCTACTTGAAAAACACCCGCGAGGACGTCCGCGTTTACCTGACCAACTTTACCGTGGACGACGTGATCCGCTACGCCGTGGGGGTCGGCTCCTTTGGCACCCACTGTTACCTGATGCTGTTATCCGGCAACGACGGTAGCCACCTGGTCTTACAGATCAAAGAGGCCCTGCCGCTGCGGGCTAGCCTAACCAGCTTGAGCTCCGACCGTGACCTGCGGCTGGCCCAGGAACGCTCGGCCGGCCGTCGGATCGTCACCGCCCAAAAGACCCTCCAGTCGGCCTCCGATCCCTTCCTCGGGGCCTCCCACTTTGGCCACCGCTCCTATTACTTTCGCCAGTTCCGCGACATGAAGGAGTCGATCGACGTCGCCAAGCTCGACCTGGAGTCCTTTGGTATTTACACGGCCACCTGCGCCTTCTTGTTGGCGATTGCCCACTTCCAAAGCCCGACCGCCCCAATGATCGCGGGCTACTTGCACCACCAAAAACCAGTCGACGATACCCTGGCTGATTGGGCCGTTCAGTACGCCGGCCAAGTTAACCGTGATTACCAAATCTTTATCAATTACTAA
- a CDS encoding NADPH-dependent oxidoreductase — MKLVGIVGSIAEDSYNRKLMTFMANRFNNIADIEVVSIKDVPMFSEDDDQTNGMAVQYLKHRIENADGVIMATPEHNHTTTAALKSTIEWLSYKIHPLEDKPVLIIGASYFTQGSSRAQLDLREILEAPGVNALVMPGNEFLLGNVRDAFDDNGNLKDGGTINRLSNLLIKFSKWVNVLKALKGPEPADAYKNEDLTASGKTDTTIEGVKPGDPDWIEKAAKLTNAASGKDYVKLDAGILTVDQLNWFLKSIPAELTYVDDNNQFLYYNHKAPAEKMFASRTPQQPGSPMSAVHPDKRNVHDHVKQVIHTLRTGKTDMFQLAEPVDKKNAKWVVNNYQAIHDEDNIYRGINEIVIDFWPIVKKYLEMTGQTLVDDPNSKVDANASASTKEEAATEAPAVDASASASESETESQPAPAPAPATQAPAVDADASASEEDAPAQPEVDADASASK; from the coding sequence ATGAAGTTAGTTGGGATTGTCGGCTCCATCGCCGAAGATTCATACAACCGCAAATTAATGACCTTTATGGCCAACCGTTTCAATAACATCGCCGACATTGAAGTCGTTTCAATCAAGGACGTACCGATGTTTTCCGAAGACGACGACCAAACCAACGGGATGGCCGTTCAATACTTGAAGCACCGAATTGAAAACGCCGACGGGGTGATCATGGCCACCCCTGAACACAACCACACCACGACCGCCGCTTTGAAGTCGACAATCGAATGGCTGTCCTATAAGATCCACCCGTTAGAAGACAAGCCGGTCCTGATCATAGGGGCCTCTTACTTCACCCAGGGTTCTTCCCGGGCCCAATTGGACCTGCGCGAAATCTTGGAAGCCCCAGGGGTTAACGCCCTCGTGATGCCGGGGAACGAATTCTTGTTGGGGAACGTTCGCGACGCCTTTGACGACAACGGCAACTTAAAGGACGGCGGCACGATTAACCGTTTGAGCAACTTGTTGATCAAGTTCTCCAAGTGGGTCAACGTCTTGAAGGCCTTAAAGGGCCCAGAACCGGCCGACGCCTACAAGAATGAAGACCTGACTGCCTCCGGGAAGACTGACACCACTATCGAAGGGGTGAAGCCCGGTGACCCAGACTGGATTGAAAAGGCCGCTAAGTTGACCAACGCCGCTTCCGGCAAGGACTACGTTAAGCTCGACGCTGGGATCCTGACCGTTGACCAACTTAACTGGTTCTTAAAGTCGATCCCGGCCGAACTGACCTACGTCGACGACAACAACCAGTTCCTCTACTACAACCACAAGGCCCCGGCTGAAAAGATGTTTGCCTCCCGGACCCCGCAACAACCGGGTTCCCCGATGTCGGCCGTTCACCCGGACAAGCGGAATGTCCACGACCACGTTAAGCAAGTCATCCACACCCTACGGACCGGTAAGACCGACATGTTCCAACTGGCCGAACCAGTGGACAAGAAGAACGCTAAGTGGGTGGTTAACAACTACCAAGCCATTCACGACGAAGACAACATTTACCGTGGGATTAACGAAATCGTGATCGACTTCTGGCCAATCGTCAAGAAGTACCTGGAAATGACCGGGCAAACCCTGGTTGACGACCCGAACAGCAAGGTGGACGCTAACGCCAGTGCTTCTACCAAGGAAGAAGCCGCCACCGAGGCTCCCGCCGTTGACGCTAGCGCCAGTGCTTCCGAAAGCGAAACGGAAAGCCAACCGGCACCGGCACCGGCACCAGCTACTCAAGCACCGGCCGTTGACGCCGACGCCAGTGCCTCAGAAGAAGACGCACCAGCACAACCGGAAGTCGACGCTGACGCCAGTGCAAGTAAATAA
- a CDS encoding malolactic enzyme: MISGYELLNNPFLNRGTAFTTEERKQHGLLGLLPPRVKTIDEQADEIYALYQKKGTLIEKRHFLMEIFNNNRTLFFNLMGKHINKFMPIVYDPVIAESIEEYNERFVKPQNAAYLTVDHPENNREILKNAAEGRDIRLIVVTDAEGILGIGDWGVNGVDIAVGKLMVYTAAAGINPAQVLPVSIDAGTNNQELLDDKNYLGKRHARIEGQRYFDFIDQFVGDVESLFPKSLLHFEDFGRGTAAKILDKYQDKILTFNDDIQGTGVIVLAGVLGALNITKEKLTDQTFLTFGAGTAGMGIVKMLFEELVRQGLSEQEAKQHFYLFDRQGLLFDDTEGLTPEQARFTRSRGEFDNAAQLTDLTAAIKAVQPTVMVGTSTVHNAFTEAAIREMAAHAKHPIIFPISNPTKKIEAMPDDVMNWSDGRALVATGIPTPAVDYQGVQYEIGQANNALIYPGVGFGALAVQAKVINDDMLAAAAHALGGLVDADQPGAAVLPPVSKLADFSKKVAEAVAQSAIDQGLAAAGITDAKQAVADFTWQAEYKPLDQELARFE; the protein is encoded by the coding sequence ATGATTAGTGGATACGAACTGTTAAACAACCCCTTTTTAAACCGGGGCACCGCCTTTACAACTGAGGAACGTAAGCAACACGGCCTGCTAGGGCTCTTACCACCACGGGTTAAGACGATTGACGAACAAGCCGATGAAATTTACGCCCTCTACCAAAAGAAGGGCACCCTGATTGAAAAACGCCACTTCCTGATGGAAATCTTTAACAACAACCGGACGCTGTTCTTTAACTTAATGGGCAAGCACATCAACAAATTCATGCCGATCGTGTACGACCCGGTAATTGCCGAGTCGATTGAAGAGTACAACGAACGCTTCGTTAAGCCGCAAAATGCCGCCTACCTAACCGTTGATCACCCAGAAAACAACCGTGAGATCTTAAAGAACGCCGCCGAGGGGCGGGATATCCGTCTGATCGTGGTGACCGATGCCGAGGGGATCCTCGGGATTGGTGACTGGGGAGTTAACGGGGTCGACATCGCCGTTGGTAAGTTAATGGTTTACACGGCCGCCGCTGGGATCAACCCGGCCCAAGTGTTACCAGTTTCGATTGACGCCGGGACCAACAACCAAGAACTACTGGACGACAAGAACTACCTGGGTAAGCGCCACGCCCGGATTGAAGGCCAACGCTACTTTGACTTCATTGACCAATTTGTCGGCGACGTCGAAAGCCTCTTCCCTAAGAGCCTGTTGCACTTTGAAGACTTCGGCCGTGGGACGGCCGCCAAGATTTTGGATAAGTACCAAGACAAGATTTTGACCTTTAACGACGATATCCAAGGGACCGGGGTAATCGTTTTGGCCGGGGTACTGGGGGCCTTAAACATCACCAAAGAAAAGCTAACCGACCAAACCTTCCTAACCTTTGGTGCTGGGACCGCCGGGATGGGGATCGTAAAAATGCTCTTCGAAGAACTGGTGCGCCAAGGCCTCAGCGAACAAGAAGCCAAGCAGCACTTCTACTTGTTCGATCGCCAGGGGTTGTTGTTTGATGATACGGAGGGCCTAACGCCGGAACAAGCCCGCTTCACCCGGTCGCGGGGTGAATTCGACAACGCCGCTCAATTAACCGACTTAACGGCAGCTATCAAGGCGGTGCAACCAACGGTGATGGTCGGAACGTCGACCGTTCACAACGCCTTCACCGAAGCCGCCATCCGCGAAATGGCGGCCCACGCTAAGCACCCGATCATCTTCCCAATCTCCAACCCGACCAAGAAGATTGAAGCCATGCCAGACGACGTTATGAACTGGTCTGACGGGCGGGCCCTAGTCGCCACTGGGATTCCGACCCCGGCGGTTGACTACCAAGGGGTTCAGTACGAAATTGGCCAAGCTAACAACGCCCTGATTTACCCGGGGGTGGGCTTTGGGGCCTTAGCCGTCCAAGCCAAGGTAATTAACGACGACATGCTGGCGGCGGCCGCCCACGCCTTAGGGGGCCTCGTTGACGCTGATCAACCGGGCGCCGCCGTCTTACCACCGGTCTCCAAGCTAGCCGACTTCTCCAAGAAGGTGGCTGAGGCGGTGGCTCAATCCGCCATCGACCAGGGCTTAGCCGCAGCGGGAATCACGGATGCCAAGCAGGCGGTGGCCGACTTTACTTGGCAAGCGGAATACAAGCCGCTGGACCAGGAACTGGCTAGATTTGAATAA
- a CDS encoding zinc-dependent alcohol dehydrogenase family protein has product MRAWAVKVPAPIESDPCPLQLVKKPVPTPAPGEVLVKVLACGVCHTDLHVTEGDLPVHQPEVTPGHEIVGRVVASGASTQRFTIGDRIGIPWFRHACGVCRYCRSGHENLCPHSLYTGWDHDGGYAEYVTVPEGFAYRIPARFKDVEAAPLLCAGIIGYRALLRANVPAGGRLGLYGFGGSAHLAAQLAIKQGIEVHVFTRGKDAQKFALELGCASAQGAYDRAPVPLDSAIMFSPAGAMVPNALANLAPNGTLTLAGIHLSDVPSLNYQDHLFHEKTVTSVESNTRRDGEEFLTLADRLGITPTVTAVPFNQADQALKRVSRGNIDGAYVLEMPS; this is encoded by the coding sequence ATGCGGGCCTGGGCGGTAAAAGTCCCCGCCCCGATTGAAAGTGATCCCTGTCCCCTGCAATTGGTTAAAAAACCGGTGCCGACCCCGGCGCCCGGCGAGGTTTTGGTTAAGGTTTTGGCCTGTGGGGTCTGCCACACTGACTTACACGTGACGGAAGGCGACCTCCCCGTCCACCAACCGGAAGTCACCCCGGGCCACGAAATCGTCGGCCGGGTGGTCGCTAGTGGAGCTAGCACCCAGCGTTTCACCATTGGTGACCGGATCGGGATTCCCTGGTTCCGCCACGCCTGTGGGGTCTGCCGTTATTGTCGCAGTGGACACGAAAATCTGTGTCCCCACTCGCTGTACACCGGCTGGGATCACGACGGGGGCTACGCCGAGTACGTAACGGTACCGGAGGGCTTTGCCTACCGGATTCCCGCCCGCTTTAAGGACGTGGAAGCGGCGCCCCTACTATGCGCCGGGATCATTGGTTACCGGGCGCTCTTGCGGGCTAACGTACCGGCGGGGGGCCGTTTGGGACTGTATGGCTTTGGTGGCTCCGCACACCTGGCGGCTCAGTTAGCGATTAAGCAGGGGATCGAGGTGCACGTCTTTACCCGGGGCAAGGACGCTCAAAAGTTTGCCCTGGAGTTGGGCTGTGCCTCAGCGCAAGGGGCCTATGACCGAGCACCGGTCCCGCTTGATTCGGCCATTATGTTTTCGCCGGCGGGGGCCATGGTGCCTAACGCCTTGGCTAACCTGGCCCCCAACGGGACGCTGACCTTAGCCGGAATCCACTTGAGTGACGTCCCCAGCTTAAATTACCAGGACCACCTCTTTCACGAAAAAACGGTCACTAGCGTCGAATCTAACACCCGCCGCGATGGTGAGGAGTTCTTGACCCTGGCGGATCGGTTGGGGATCACGCCAACGGTCACGGCGGTACCATTTAACCAGGCTGACCAGGCTCTGAAACGGGTTAGCAGAGGAAATATTGACGGCGCTTACGTGCTTGAAATGCCGTCATAA
- a CDS encoding LysR family transcriptional regulator — protein MNIKELRYYHDLVIRKNFSKVATHFGVAQPTITMAIQRLERELGAPLFIRSQSHHDLTVTASGLQFDQHVQTILRELEVAHQELSRAKQEQIRFGLPPIIGNYFFPAYTPALLAAGLLQRLEVEDHGSRELTKMLAHGIIDMALLGSLAPLQQDSFSTQVITRAPIQIIVAPDHPLATRTTGVSFQDLKKEPFITLANEYVHAQAFHQVSRAAGVRPKVVFKTHDVHVLKTLVAKNSGISFLTTLALEPQDHLVALPLLDLGAPEFIISVATRANRLLSPYGQELWGLLADEHD, from the coding sequence ATGAACATTAAGGAACTTCGCTATTATCATGACCTCGTAATTCGAAAAAATTTTTCCAAAGTCGCCACCCACTTTGGCGTTGCCCAACCCACCATCACGATGGCCATCCAACGTTTAGAACGGGAATTAGGGGCGCCGCTCTTTATTCGGAGCCAATCCCACCACGACCTGACCGTAACCGCCAGCGGTCTGCAGTTTGACCAGCACGTCCAAACCATCCTGCGCGAATTGGAGGTCGCTCACCAAGAGCTTTCCCGGGCCAAACAGGAACAAATCCGCTTTGGCCTACCGCCGATCATCGGTAACTACTTTTTCCCCGCCTACACCCCCGCCCTGCTAGCGGCGGGATTGTTACAACGCTTAGAGGTTGAAGACCACGGGTCCCGGGAGCTAACGAAAATGCTGGCCCACGGCATCATCGACATGGCCCTCCTAGGGTCCTTAGCCCCCCTACAACAAGATTCTTTTTCGACGCAAGTAATTACGCGCGCCCCCATCCAAATTATCGTGGCACCCGACCACCCCTTAGCCACCCGAACCACCGGCGTTTCCTTTCAGGACCTCAAAAAAGAGCCCTTCATTACCCTGGCCAACGAGTACGTTCACGCCCAGGCCTTCCACCAGGTTTCCCGGGCGGCTGGGGTGCGTCCCAAAGTTGTTTTTAAAACCCACGACGTTCACGTTTTAAAAACCCTGGTGGCGAAAAACTCCGGGATTTCCTTTCTCACCACCCTAGCTCTAGAACCCCAAGATCACCTTGTTGCACTGCCACTACTCGATCTGGGCGCCCCCGAATTTATCATTTCGGTTGCTACCCGGGCCAACCGGCTACTGTCACCCTATGGTCAGGAACTTTGGGGGTTATTGGCGGATGAACACGATTAA
- a CDS encoding sucrose-6-phosphate hydrolase produces MEWTRQQRYQSYDHYTAQQLLELQSQAATDPVQVRYHLHPSLGLLNDPNGFSYFNGQWHLFYQSFPFGATHGIKSWMHTVSEDLVHWRNLGLAVAPDTKFDSHGAYSGSAKAFGDRLFLMYTGNHRDADWNRISYQVGAWMDKDGQVTKLDHELFVNPPHFTELRDPQLLVKDGHYYALLGAQRTADKTGVVDLWESDQLESGWHEVGEVDLGQSDLGYMVECPNYVDVDGRAVMIFCPQGLDHQTAPYQNIYPNMYLTGQDFDLTAPRLVNPDETLTNLDEGFDVYATQAFNAPDGTAYAVSWVGLPDTTYPTDDHNWANVMSQVKELHYRDGHLYQTPVEAMADLRHTHHATIFTGQPTVIKEDAGQQFELQVTIEPNQAGTLTLAGDQSLEHGVFLNFDTTAGQLVIDRAKAGQPVAEDHGTTRTLTVPGHQELKLDIFVDHSLVEIFVNDGYKVATLRYFADQAHGQVAFTNPTKATGTLWPIKPY; encoded by the coding sequence ATGGAATGGACCCGTCAACAACGTTACCAATCCTACGATCACTACACCGCCCAGCAACTCTTAGAATTGCAAAGCCAAGCCGCCACCGACCCGGTGCAGGTACGCTACCACTTGCACCCCAGTTTGGGGCTTTTAAACGACCCGAACGGCTTTTCCTATTTTAACGGCCAGTGGCACCTCTTTTACCAATCCTTCCCGTTTGGCGCCACCCACGGGATCAAATCCTGGATGCACACCGTTTCTGAGGACCTGGTCCACTGGCGCAACCTCGGCTTAGCCGTCGCCCCGGACACCAAGTTCGACAGCCACGGGGCCTACTCCGGTTCGGCCAAGGCCTTCGGTGACCGGCTCTTCTTAATGTATACCGGTAACCACCGCGACGCCGACTGGAACCGGATCTCTTACCAGGTGGGAGCTTGGATGGACAAGGATGGCCAGGTCACCAAGCTGGACCACGAGCTCTTCGTTAACCCGCCCCACTTTACCGAACTCCGCGACCCCCAGCTCCTAGTTAAAGACGGCCATTACTACGCGCTCTTAGGCGCCCAACGGACCGCGGATAAGACCGGCGTCGTCGACCTGTGGGAAAGCGACCAACTGGAAAGCGGCTGGCACGAAGTCGGTGAAGTTGACCTGGGGCAATCAGACCTAGGTTACATGGTGGAGTGCCCCAACTACGTCGACGTCGACGGTCGGGCTGTCATGATCTTTTGTCCGCAGGGGCTGGATCACCAAACGGCGCCCTACCAAAACATTTACCCCAACATGTACCTGACCGGTCAAGACTTTGACCTAACGGCGCCGCGCCTGGTTAACCCGGACGAAACGCTCACCAACCTGGATGAGGGCTTTGACGTTTACGCCACCCAAGCCTTCAACGCCCCGGATGGCACTGCCTACGCCGTTTCTTGGGTGGGCCTGCCCGACACCACCTACCCAACCGATGACCACAACTGGGCCAACGTGATGAGCCAGGTTAAGGAGCTTCATTACCGCGACGGCCACCTCTACCAAACCCCGGTGGAAGCAATGGCCGACCTGCGCCACACCCACCACGCCACCATCTTCACCGGTCAGCCAACCGTGATCAAAGAAGACGCCGGCCAGCAGTTCGAACTCCAGGTGACGATCGAACCAAACCAGGCCGGGACCCTGACCCTAGCTGGCGACCAGAGCCTAGAGCACGGCGTCTTCCTGAACTTTGACACCACCGCCGGCCAACTGGTAATTGACCGCGCCAAGGCCGGCCAGCCGGTGGCAGAAGACCACGGCACCACCCGGACCCTAACCGTCCCGGGCCACCAAGAATTAAAGCTCGACATCTTTGTTGACCACTCGCTGGTCGAAATCTTCGTCAACGATGGTTACAAGGTTGCCACTTTGCGCTACTTTGCCGACCAAGCCCACGGCCAAGTCGCCTTCACTAACCCCACCAAGGCCACCGGGACCCTGTGGCCAATCAAGCCATACTAA
- a CDS encoding peptidylprolyl isomerase produces MSQYPQLNLADVKAVQATIKTNQGDIKLQLFPDQAPKTVKNFVELAKQGYYKGVIFHRVIPDFMIQGGDPTGTGAGGESIYGQAFEDEFSEELFNFKGALSMANAGPNTNGSQFFIVTNENVPADMVGQMKAAGYPDEVIARYQEGGTPWLDFHHTVFGQVIEGMDVAQKISQVKRDFRDRPEEDVVIEDVEIAE; encoded by the coding sequence ATGAGCCAATATCCGCAACTGAACTTGGCCGACGTCAAGGCCGTTCAAGCAACCATTAAGACTAACCAAGGGGACATCAAGCTACAACTGTTCCCCGACCAAGCACCCAAGACGGTGAAGAACTTCGTTGAGTTGGCCAAGCAGGGCTACTACAAAGGCGTAATTTTCCACCGGGTGATTCCGGACTTCATGATCCAAGGGGGCGACCCGACCGGGACCGGGGCCGGTGGTGAATCAATCTACGGCCAAGCCTTTGAAGACGAATTCTCCGAGGAACTCTTTAACTTCAAGGGGGCCCTTTCGATGGCCAACGCTGGTCCTAACACCAACGGGAGCCAATTCTTCATCGTGACCAACGAAAACGTGCCGGCTGACATGGTGGGCCAAATGAAGGCCGCCGGCTACCCGGACGAAGTAATCGCCCGCTACCAAGAGGGGGGGACGCCGTGGTTGGACTTCCACCACACCGTCTTTGGCCAGGTGATCGAGGGCATGGACGTGGCCCAAAAGATTTCCCAGGTTAAGCGCGACTTCCGCGACCGCCCAGAAGAAGACGTCGTGATTGAAGACGTTGAAATCGCTGAATAA